From a single Nitrososphaerota archaeon genomic region:
- a CDS encoding aspartate kinase — MKLVMKFGGSSVGEGKKIRNVAEIVKHNSSSIVIVTSAMNGVTDQLLGIVEKARKGESSNAVLDTLQKRHEQAIVDAITKVEIRSRVKQEVLELFQRLKSIVESGTILKELTPRSKDYILSFGERLAAPILAGTLEDLGLRSLHLTGGEAGIITDDSFGEATPLMNMTRQKVKNTLEPILANGVIPVLTGFIGATQNGDISTIGRGGSDYSATIIGSCINADEVWIWTDVDGLMTADPKIVKNCRLIPQISYAEAAEMVILGAKAMHPRALEPATEKSIPIRIKNTFNPTANGTLISKDIIVKKGEIVKGIAAIKDVALINISGMSMVGMPGTAAKVFSILGGQGINVIMISQSISESNISLLVRKSQLAKGMNALELALLGRGSVKDISFEDDITAIAVIGAGMKGTHGVASRLFGAVAKKNINVRMIAQGSSELNISFVVGQKDCDETIRAIHDEFKLG, encoded by the coding sequence ATGAAACTCGTAATGAAGTTTGGAGGAAGCTCTGTAGGAGAGGGGAAGAAGATCAGGAACGTAGCGGAGATTGTAAAGCATAACTCCAGCAGCATAGTAATTGTAACTTCAGCAATGAACGGGGTTACAGACCAATTGCTGGGCATAGTAGAAAAAGCGCGCAAGGGCGAGTCCTCCAATGCAGTTCTAGATACGCTCCAAAAGAGGCACGAACAAGCTATCGTAGATGCTATAACCAAAGTGGAGATTCGCAGCAGAGTGAAGCAGGAAGTTCTGGAGCTATTTCAGCGATTAAAGAGTATAGTTGAAAGCGGAACCATACTAAAAGAACTAACACCAAGATCGAAGGATTACATTCTATCATTTGGCGAAAGGCTTGCAGCACCAATTCTAGCAGGCACATTAGAAGACCTCGGCTTAAGATCTTTACACCTTACTGGAGGGGAGGCGGGGATCATAACTGATGACAGTTTTGGAGAAGCGACTCCTCTGATGAACATGACGAGACAGAAGGTCAAGAATACTCTCGAACCAATACTCGCAAACGGCGTAATTCCTGTTTTAACTGGGTTCATAGGTGCAACTCAGAATGGGGACATCTCAACGATTGGAAGAGGGGGTTCAGATTACAGCGCAACGATAATAGGTTCATGCATAAACGCGGACGAGGTCTGGATTTGGACCGATGTAGATGGTTTGATGACTGCAGACCCCAAAATTGTTAAGAATTGTAGATTAATACCGCAGATTTCCTACGCAGAGGCTGCAGAGATGGTCATACTCGGAGCCAAGGCCATGCACCCAAGAGCTTTGGAACCTGCAACCGAAAAGAGCATACCTATCCGCATAAAAAACACTTTCAACCCGACGGCAAACGGCACTCTTATCTCAAAAGACATCATTGTGAAAAAGGGCGAAATAGTAAAGGGCATTGCCGCAATCAAAGATGTTGCACTAATCAACATTTCAGGGATGAGCATGGTTGGTATGCCCGGCACAGCAGCCAAGGTCTTCAGTATTCTCGGCGGCCAAGGGATAAACGTCATAATGATCTCGCAAAGCATATCAGAATCCAACATTTCCCTGCTCGTGAGGAAGAGTCAGCTGGCAAAAGGCATGAACGCCTTGGAGTTGGCACTTTTGGGGAGAGGCTCAGTCAAAGACATTTCGTTTGAGGATGATATAACCGCAATAGCGGTAATTGGAGCTGGAATGAAGGGCACCCACGGCGTTGCAAGCAGATTATTCGGAGCCGTTGCTAAGAAGAACATCAACGTAAGAATGATAGCGCAGGGCTCATCAGAACTGAACATTTCGTTTGTAGTGGGCCAGAAGGATTGCGACGAAACGATCAGAGCCATCCACGACGAATTCAAGCTCGGCTGA
- a CDS encoding rhomboid family intramembrane serine protease: MYNPTGKWTFILIGISIIAFIIQQITNLWVYLTFIPAVALQAPWMFLTSIFLHAGFSHLLFNMFSLFFFGIYLEKIVDSKVFLAIFLLSGIAGSFGYMLTATNPLSPGLGASGAVYGVMGALAVLAPRMIIFVYGFLPLPMIAAAALYAVIDYAGLFVPSGVAHGAHLGGMFIGGIYGLYLRTKWKPL; encoded by the coding sequence TTGTATAACCCAACAGGAAAATGGACATTCATCCTAATAGGAATCTCCATCATCGCATTTATAATCCAGCAGATAACAAACCTATGGGTTTACCTAACATTCATCCCAGCTGTTGCCCTTCAAGCGCCTTGGATGTTCCTGACTTCGATCTTCCTTCATGCGGGCTTCTCGCATCTGCTCTTCAACATGTTTTCTCTGTTTTTCTTTGGAATATACCTTGAAAAGATTGTAGACAGTAAGGTCTTTCTTGCTATCTTCCTGCTGTCAGGCATTGCTGGAAGTTTCGGATACATGCTTACTGCTACTAATCCGTTGAGTCCTGGCCTTGGCGCATCAGGGGCTGTTTATGGGGTTATGGGAGCTCTAGCAGTTCTGGCTCCGAGGATGATAATCTTCGTCTATGGGTTCTTGCCTCTACCCATGATAGCGGCTGCTGCCCTCTATGCCGTAATAGATTATGCAGGCCTGTTTGTGCCCTCTGGAGTGGCTCACGGTGCACATCTTGGAGGGATGTTCATAGGTGGAATTTACGGATTGTACCTGCGTACTAAATGGAAACCGCTGTAG
- a CDS encoding DNA alkylation repair protein, which produces MSLNYNVIIERLKVMKNSKNVEGMARFGISPKNTLGISVADIRAMAKQIGKDHLLAQNLWSSGIHEARILASIIDDPKLVSEEQMDGWVKDIDSWDICDQCCGNLFDRTKFAYKKAAEWSESDKEFVKRAGFSLIAYLAVHDKKSSDEEFVKFLSAIQAAVNDERNFVKKAVNWSLRQIGKRNIQLNRLAIETVKEIQKMDSKSAKWIASDALRELTGKAVQKRLRIKASK; this is translated from the coding sequence ATGAGCTTGAACTACAACGTCATCATTGAAAGGCTCAAGGTAATGAAGAATTCCAAAAACGTAGAGGGGATGGCAAGGTTCGGTATCAGCCCAAAAAACACTCTCGGCATTTCTGTTGCAGATATCAGGGCAATGGCCAAACAGATAGGCAAAGACCATCTTTTGGCACAGAATCTCTGGTCTTCTGGCATACACGAAGCTAGAATCTTGGCGAGCATAATAGACGATCCGAAACTTGTCAGCGAAGAGCAGATGGATGGCTGGGTCAAAGATATCGATAGCTGGGATATTTGCGATCAATGCTGCGGAAATCTTTTCGATAGAACGAAGTTTGCTTACAAGAAGGCTGCAGAATGGAGCGAAAGCGATAAGGAGTTCGTCAAAAGAGCGGGGTTCAGCCTTATTGCCTACTTGGCAGTCCACGATAAGAAATCCTCTGACGAAGAATTTGTAAAATTCCTTTCTGCCATACAGGCTGCTGTTAATGATGAAAGAAACTTCGTCAAAAAGGCTGTGAACTGGTCTCTAAGGCAGATTGGGAAACGCAATATTCAGCTCAATCGGTTAGCCATAGAAACTGTAAAAGAAATTCAAAAGATGGATTCCAAAAGCGCCAAATGGATAGCAAGTGATGCGCTAAGGGAATTGACGGGCAAAGCCGTGCAGAAAAGGCTTCGGATTAAAGCCTCTAAATAG
- a CDS encoding hydroxymethylglutaryl-CoA reductase, degradative, with protein MQKSSAVSGFYKLPPEERLRFVKEFAKLTDEEAAVLRSMRALSLEDADKMIENVIGGISHPLGIAVNFLIDGKDYLVAMAIEEPSVVAAASKAASIARKKGGFRTKYSGSIMRAQIQVVDADVKKAAKAVMKEKKTILKKAAEQSPTLLSIGGGPKDLRTRAIKTPSGSMLIVELYVDCRDAMGANAVNTMAEAITPIIEKSTRGKVLLRILTNLTTERMASASATFDREELGGADIVEGIIKAYHFADFDQYRATTHNKGVMNGIIAVAMATGQDTRAIEAGAHSYASITGRYRSLTTWKKDRRGDLVGGIELPIAVGIVGGSASVNPSARIALKILGVKSAGELARVMASVGLAQNLAALRALVAEGIQRGHMRLHARNIAVSAGAKGEEIDRVAAIMVKEKAVKFARAKEILAKIRK; from the coding sequence GTGCAAAAGAGCTCTGCAGTTTCGGGTTTCTACAAACTTCCGCCCGAAGAACGGCTCAGATTCGTAAAAGAGTTTGCCAAGCTGACGGATGAAGAAGCTGCAGTCCTGCGCTCTATGCGCGCTTTGAGTCTTGAAGATGCTGACAAGATGATAGAGAACGTCATCGGAGGAATATCGCATCCTCTCGGAATAGCTGTGAATTTCCTGATAGACGGCAAGGACTACCTTGTGGCCATGGCCATTGAAGAACCTTCGGTGGTTGCGGCTGCGAGCAAGGCTGCCAGCATTGCCAGAAAGAAGGGCGGCTTCAGGACAAAATATTCAGGCTCCATAATGCGTGCACAAATTCAGGTCGTTGATGCAGACGTAAAGAAGGCCGCTAAGGCTGTAATGAAGGAGAAGAAAACTATCTTGAAAAAAGCGGCAGAGCAGAGCCCTACGTTGCTATCAATCGGCGGAGGCCCGAAAGATCTGAGGACCAGAGCCATCAAGACTCCTTCTGGTTCGATGTTGATCGTTGAATTGTACGTTGACTGCAGAGATGCTATGGGTGCAAATGCCGTAAACACGATGGCAGAAGCCATCACTCCTATAATTGAAAAATCTACCAGAGGCAAGGTTCTGCTGAGAATTTTAACTAACCTAACAACAGAGAGGATGGCATCCGCATCTGCGACCTTCGATAGGGAAGAGCTTGGGGGAGCTGACATCGTTGAGGGTATCATCAAGGCTTACCATTTTGCAGATTTCGACCAGTACAGGGCGACTACCCACAACAAAGGCGTAATGAACGGAATCATAGCTGTTGCGATGGCTACTGGACAAGATACTAGAGCGATAGAAGCTGGCGCTCATTCTTACGCAAGTATCACTGGACGCTATAGATCGTTGACGACTTGGAAGAAAGATAGGAGGGGAGACCTTGTTGGCGGGATAGAACTTCCAATAGCAGTCGGAATAGTTGGAGGCTCTGCATCGGTCAATCCTTCTGCAAGAATTGCCCTGAAGATACTCGGTGTGAAAAGTGCTGGGGAGCTCGCTAGGGTTATGGCTTCTGTCGGTCTTGCTCAAAACTTGGCTGCTCTGAGGGCTCTGGTCGCAGAAGGAATTCAAAGGGGGCACATGCGGCTGCATGCCAGAAACATAGCAGTATCTGCTGGGGCCAAGGGCGAGGAAATTGATAGGGTCGCTGCTATCATGGTCAAAGAGAAGGCTGTAAAGTTTGCCAGAGCCAAGGAGATTCTGGCCAAGATCAGAAAGTGA
- a CDS encoding helix-turn-helix transcriptional regulator, with protein sequence MLIPAVSLKNCPIATSLGVLGKKWTILIIRDISMRKIQRFSELLRSINGLTPRILSMRLKELEKEGFIKRTEEKRSPKLVRWDLTEKGIDAIPILMQFVAFGSKWYAERVFEDQMPRSLKEVYPKWEQEIVQK encoded by the coding sequence ATGCTTATACCTGCAGTGTCATTGAAGAACTGCCCTATTGCCACGAGCCTTGGCGTTCTAGGGAAGAAATGGACTATTCTGATAATCAGGGATATTAGCATGCGCAAGATACAGAGGTTCAGCGAACTCTTAAGGTCTATCAATGGGTTGACGCCCAGAATTCTTTCCATGAGGTTGAAAGAGCTTGAGAAAGAGGGTTTTATCAAGCGTACAGAGGAGAAGCGAAGCCCTAAACTTGTCCGCTGGGATTTGACAGAGAAGGGAATCGACGCTATCCCGATATTGATGCAGTTCGTAGCTTTTGGCTCGAAATGGTACGCTGAAAGGGTCTTTGAGGATCAGATGCCTAGGAGCCTCAAGGAGGTCTATCCTAAATGGGAGCAAGAGATCGTCCAGAAATAA
- a CDS encoding DUF354 domain-containing protein, whose translation MKVWVDILTPKQALFFEPLIKELSLKNDVLVTSRKYREVELIMEKRGIAGHFIGEHGGKDLYRKLVASAERIRKLADLVSKEEPDIAVSFSSPECCRVAFGLGIKNYCITDSPHAAAVARLTVPLCDELFTPWVIPTRAWTKYGIAANNITKYRALDPAAWLKRVDRSKRRPEVKVEKGKKTIVVRLEESFAAYLLETSNKKQTQGYQLLAKLVKEFSNCNIVALGRYSEQIEILQKNFDNKIIVPDNIVDGIPLLMNCDIFIGMGGTMTAEAALLGVPTVSFFRGTYDIERFLIRKGLVLKPKNVDDVVKVSKKLLADDSRRKVIKAKAAKLLGWMEDPVKVICAKIQAT comes from the coding sequence ATGAAAGTCTGGGTCGATATACTCACTCCGAAGCAGGCTCTATTCTTTGAGCCCCTGATCAAGGAACTCAGCTTGAAGAACGATGTCTTGGTAACATCACGAAAGTACAGGGAAGTTGAGCTTATCATGGAGAAGAGGGGTATTGCTGGTCATTTTATTGGAGAGCACGGCGGCAAAGACCTCTACAGGAAACTTGTAGCCTCTGCAGAACGAATCCGCAAACTTGCAGATTTAGTGAGCAAGGAAGAGCCTGATATTGCTGTATCGTTCAGTTCACCAGAATGCTGCAGAGTTGCCTTTGGACTGGGCATCAAGAATTATTGCATTACCGACTCTCCCCATGCTGCAGCAGTTGCAAGGCTCACGGTACCCTTGTGCGATGAACTCTTCACTCCTTGGGTGATTCCAACCAGAGCTTGGACAAAGTACGGTATAGCTGCAAATAACATTACAAAATACAGAGCTTTAGACCCCGCAGCATGGCTCAAAAGGGTTGATCGTTCTAAGAGAAGGCCAGAAGTTAAGGTGGAAAAAGGGAAGAAGACGATCGTCGTAAGGCTCGAAGAGAGCTTTGCAGCATACCTCCTTGAAACTAGCAACAAGAAACAAACGCAGGGATATCAGCTCCTAGCGAAACTTGTCAAGGAATTCTCCAATTGCAATATTGTTGCGTTGGGGAGGTATTCCGAACAGATAGAAATTCTGCAGAAGAACTTTGACAATAAGATCATAGTGCCAGACAATATTGTAGATGGTATACCGCTGCTTATGAACTGTGATATTTTCATAGGCATGGGAGGAACGATGACTGCTGAGGCAGCTCTGCTGGGAGTTCCCACAGTATCGTTTTTCAGGGGCACCTACGACATTGAAAGGTTTCTGATTAGAAAAGGGCTCGTTCTGAAACCCAAGAATGTAGATGATGTTGTAAAAGTTTCGAAAAAGTTGCTTGCCGATGATAGCAGGAGAAAAGTCATCAAAGCAAAGGCCGCTAAGCTTCTTGGCTGGATGGAGGACCCGGTCAAGGTGATATGCGCCAAAATTCAGGCTACTTGA
- the nadC gene encoding carboxylating nicotinate-nucleotide diphosphorylase: MIKMDSRVMHMFETFLEEDYRRGDITTDAVIAKGQTADAEIIAKEDCVVAGLAEVLFFMKQKGLKNEQKVSDGKLVTKGTVVAKVSGDARELLALERVSLNIISHLSGIATATSKAVSIAEKAREGVRIAATRKTTPGLRLLEKKAVMLGGGDPHRVDLQDMVLIKNNHIEVVGSVKKAVLLAKRKVSFSKKIEIEVSSIQDAVEAAKAGADIIMLDNMRPAEIRNAVSELRRQNLREKIEIEASGGINFDNLAHYAKSGADIISMGMLTHSARSIDFSMRFRR; the protein is encoded by the coding sequence ATGATAAAGATGGATAGCCGCGTTATGCACATGTTCGAAACCTTCTTGGAAGAGGACTATAGGAGAGGGGACATCACGACTGATGCGGTAATTGCGAAAGGTCAGACTGCGGATGCAGAAATAATCGCCAAGGAAGATTGCGTCGTTGCAGGGCTCGCAGAAGTACTCTTCTTTATGAAGCAGAAGGGGCTGAAGAATGAACAGAAAGTTTCTGACGGCAAACTGGTTACAAAAGGCACGGTAGTTGCAAAAGTGTCGGGAGACGCAAGGGAGTTGCTCGCTCTTGAGAGGGTCTCCTTGAATATTATCAGCCATCTAAGCGGTATAGCGACTGCTACATCAAAGGCAGTTTCTATCGCAGAAAAGGCCAGAGAGGGCGTAAGGATTGCAGCCACAAGAAAGACAACTCCGGGCCTAAGGTTGCTGGAGAAGAAGGCCGTCATGCTTGGGGGAGGAGACCCGCACAGGGTAGACCTGCAGGACATGGTTCTGATAAAAAATAATCACATCGAGGTTGTTGGAAGCGTCAAGAAAGCAGTTCTTCTTGCCAAAAGGAAAGTAAGTTTCTCAAAAAAGATAGAGATCGAAGTTTCCAGTATTCAGGATGCGGTAGAGGCTGCCAAGGCTGGTGCAGACATAATTATGCTGGACAATATGCGCCCTGCTGAAATCAGGAATGCTGTAAGCGAGCTCAGAAGACAGAATCTGAGGGAAAAAATAGAGATAGAAGCATCTGGAGGAATAAACTTTGACAACCTTGCCCATTATGCAAAATCAGGGGCCGATATAATTTCGATGGGAATGCTCACTCATTCTGCAAGGAGCATAGATTTCAGCATGCGTTTCAGGCGCTAG
- a CDS encoding homoserine dehydrogenase, with product MRIVIIGLGTVGQGFCSLLHERRRELIAKYGLNPKIVGITDTGGAAMDEAGLDITKILEMKQNKKSVAEIEGKSMKKTGLEVIEEVEAEVVVEATPTNIQSGEPGISHIEKALKSKKNVITVNKGPLALAFPALMELARYNGVMLKFSGSVGGGTPILEFGKRCLDADRILAVRGILNGTTNYILTEMDANGVSFEEGLVNAQKLGYAEANPSLDVDGFDAAAKLVILANFLMGIPTTIKDVQIKGIRDVAQKDIQKARAKDSTIKLIASVDGNLSVKPVELKKADPMCVNGALNSVKFISQFAGEQVIIGKGAGGMETASAILRDLLEIRNSLRVI from the coding sequence ATGCGGATAGTAATAATCGGTCTGGGAACTGTAGGGCAGGGTTTCTGCAGCCTCCTCCATGAGAGGCGAAGGGAGCTTATTGCAAAATATGGCCTGAATCCCAAAATAGTTGGCATAACGGACACTGGCGGTGCAGCGATGGATGAAGCAGGACTGGACATTACAAAGATTCTTGAGATGAAGCAGAACAAAAAATCTGTTGCTGAGATTGAAGGTAAGAGCATGAAAAAAACAGGTCTCGAGGTCATAGAAGAGGTTGAAGCAGAGGTAGTAGTCGAGGCTACCCCTACGAACATACAAAGCGGCGAACCAGGTATATCCCATATAGAGAAGGCGTTAAAATCGAAGAAGAATGTCATAACGGTAAACAAAGGCCCCCTTGCTTTGGCATTTCCAGCCCTCATGGAGCTCGCGAGGTACAACGGAGTCATGCTGAAGTTCAGCGGCTCTGTTGGAGGGGGAACGCCGATACTCGAATTTGGAAAGCGCTGCTTGGACGCTGACAGGATACTTGCTGTTAGAGGAATTCTAAATGGTACTACAAATTATATCCTTACCGAGATGGATGCGAATGGGGTGTCATTTGAAGAAGGGCTGGTAAATGCCCAGAAGCTTGGGTACGCCGAGGCTAACCCGTCGCTCGATGTAGATGGCTTCGATGCAGCTGCCAAGCTCGTCATACTCGCCAACTTTCTTATGGGCATCCCCACAACCATCAAGGATGTTCAGATCAAAGGGATAAGGGATGTTGCACAAAAGGACATTCAGAAGGCAAGAGCCAAGGATTCAACGATAAAGCTAATTGCGAGTGTAGACGGGAATCTGAGCGTGAAGCCCGTGGAACTGAAGAAGGCAGACCCCATGTGCGTAAACGGGGCCTTAAATTCGGTAAAGTTCATTTCCCAATTTGCAGGGGAGCAGGTGATCATAGGGAAGGGTGCTGGAGGCATGGAAACTGCAAGCGCAATACTCAGAGACCTGCTTGAAATCAGGAACAGTCTGAGAGTGATATAG
- a CDS encoding VOC family protein, which yields MLAKASFATLVPIKKMDRAIKFYTDVLGGKLNMRAEGEVNDTWASLSIGKNDFWLVKPEKFEKRDLAYTTFIVKKIKETVNDLKKAGVKFDPAEKWGPKDKVEGNVTYGEWGASAFFKDSEGNLIMLWQDS from the coding sequence ATGCTGGCAAAGGCAAGCTTTGCAACACTTGTGCCCATCAAGAAGATGGACAGGGCAATAAAGTTCTATACTGATGTTCTTGGCGGCAAATTGAACATGCGTGCAGAGGGCGAGGTGAATGACACTTGGGCATCTCTCAGCATCGGCAAGAACGATTTCTGGCTTGTCAAGCCTGAGAAGTTCGAGAAGAGAGATCTTGCGTATACGACATTCATCGTCAAGAAGATCAAAGAAACTGTAAATGACCTGAAGAAAGCGGGAGTAAAGTTCGACCCTGCGGAGAAGTGGGGGCCGAAGGATAAGGTTGAGGGCAATGTAACCTATGGGGAATGGGGCGCAAGCGCCTTCTTCAAGGACTCTGAAGGGAACCTGATAATGCTGTGGCAGGATTCCTAA
- a CDS encoding AMP phosphorylase, with amino-acid sequence MVSFSVRTLGINSGKPIIVLTEDDAADLGVKGSSRVRVRSGREEITAIVNIATKMIQNGTVGVFDEVRRILKLQDGDRVDIEVAPFPSSLQFIRIKLIGRKLNYDEIHEIVKDVVEGNLREAEVASFVTTLHIQGLDLDEATSLTNAMVETGHRLKIKKRPVVDKHSIGGVPGDKTSLLLVPVLAAAGCIIPKSSSRAITSAAGTADKAEVLMNVNLGVDEMTEVVHKTNGCLVWGGSLELAPADDIFVQIEFPLSIDPLLLPSIMSKKCAASVDNLVIDIPTGRGTKIKTIGEADLLAKDFIELGRRVKIKTQCTVTNGEQPIGYTIGPALEAREALEILMGRKTVPEQIDKVCHIAGTLLEMVGKKNGTAIAAEILKSGKAEKKMREIIAEQGGDAKIRPEDIEIGERTFDLRSNNSGNLQWVDNNALVEVARAAGAPKDKEAGIVLHKKLGDRVKKGESLFTIYSASSRKIERAKKVVEEIRVCGVAEKGEMLIHSVKEIPVPKKAFILER; translated from the coding sequence ATGGTATCCTTTAGCGTAAGGACTCTTGGAATCAATTCAGGAAAGCCCATCATTGTTCTTACCGAGGATGATGCAGCAGATTTAGGCGTTAAGGGCTCATCAAGAGTAAGGGTTAGGTCTGGTAGAGAAGAAATCACCGCGATAGTAAATATCGCAACCAAGATGATCCAAAATGGTACTGTAGGGGTCTTTGATGAAGTTCGGCGGATATTGAAACTACAGGATGGCGATAGAGTCGATATTGAGGTTGCGCCTTTTCCATCCTCATTGCAGTTCATCAGGATCAAACTAATAGGAAGGAAACTTAACTATGATGAAATTCATGAGATAGTCAAGGACGTTGTTGAAGGGAACCTTAGGGAAGCAGAGGTAGCATCTTTTGTTACTACACTGCACATTCAGGGCCTTGATCTTGATGAGGCTACGAGCCTGACAAATGCTATGGTAGAAACGGGTCACCGCCTGAAAATTAAGAAGCGGCCTGTGGTCGATAAGCATTCTATTGGAGGTGTACCTGGTGATAAAACCAGTCTTTTGCTGGTACCTGTTCTTGCAGCTGCTGGGTGTATTATACCCAAATCTTCTTCACGAGCCATAACATCTGCTGCAGGGACTGCGGATAAGGCCGAGGTTCTAATGAATGTAAATCTTGGAGTGGACGAAATGACAGAAGTAGTTCACAAAACCAACGGATGCCTTGTCTGGGGAGGCTCGCTTGAACTCGCTCCTGCAGATGATATCTTTGTCCAGATAGAATTTCCACTCTCAATCGACCCTCTCCTGTTACCTTCTATCATGAGCAAGAAATGTGCGGCCAGCGTTGACAACCTTGTCATCGACATACCTACAGGAAGAGGGACAAAAATCAAGACCATAGGGGAGGCAGACCTGCTAGCCAAAGATTTTATCGAGCTTGGAAGACGCGTCAAGATAAAGACTCAGTGCACGGTCACAAACGGCGAGCAGCCCATAGGCTACACAATAGGCCCTGCATTGGAAGCCAGAGAAGCCCTTGAGATCTTGATGGGGAGGAAGACAGTGCCTGAGCAGATAGACAAGGTCTGCCACATCGCGGGAACGCTGCTTGAAATGGTGGGCAAGAAAAACGGGACTGCCATTGCTGCGGAAATTTTGAAGAGCGGGAAGGCTGAGAAGAAGATGCGTGAAATCATCGCCGAACAGGGAGGAGATGCAAAGATCAGGCCAGAAGATATAGAAATTGGAGAGCGTACCTTTGACTTGCGATCGAACAATTCTGGAAACCTGCAGTGGGTCGATAACAATGCTCTGGTAGAAGTTGCAAGGGCTGCGGGTGCGCCGAAGGACAAGGAAGCTGGTATAGTGCTCCACAAAAAACTTGGAGACCGTGTCAAGAAAGGCGAGTCATTATTCACGATATACTCTGCCAGCTCCAGAAAGATAGAAAGGGCAAAAAAGGTTGTCGAAGAGATCAGGGTCTGCGGCGTGGCTGAAAAGGGTGAAATGCTCATTCACAGCGTAAAGGAGATTCCGGTGCCGAAGAAAGCGTTCATACTCGAGCGCTAG